GGCCCGTCCAACCGGTACGGCCGACTGCGGTTCCGCCCACGCCCGTGGCGCCGTCCACCGGCGGGCAGCCCACGCAGGTCATCCCGGCGGTGGCACCGGTCACGCAGTGGCCCGGCCAACCGGTTCCCCCGGTCGCCGCCCCGTCGGGTGGCGACGGGCGCACACCGCTGTACCGGCGTCCCTGGGTGATCGTGGTGTACGTGGTGGTGGTCGCGCTCATCGCGGCCGGCATCTGCTTCGGGATTCCCGGCACCGGGATCCACGGCCTGCTCAATGCCCCCGCCGCGACGCCCTCGCCGAGCGCGGGCGCAGCGTCGCCGAGCGCGGGATCGTCGGCATCGGCCTCGCCGTCCCGCTCGGCCAGCAGCGCCAGCCCCAGCGTCACCCCCGATGGTGGAACCGTCGTGCAGTCGATCCAGGGGGTGCTCGACCAGGCTACCGCCGACCGCACCGGACTGGCCGGGGCCATCAACTCCTGTGACGTGGCCGCGCTCGGCACGATCACCGACAACCGGGCCCGCGAGATCGATGCGCTGCGCAGCGTCGAGGCCACCCGCATCCCGAATGGCCAGCAACTGGTCACCGACCTGATCACGGCCCTGGCGTCGTCGCAGAGCGCTGACCAGCAATATCTGTCCTGGGCGCAGGGCGGCTGTCAGGGCACCTACCCGGATTTCCCGAGCAATGCCGACGCCACGGCCAGGAAGAATGATTTCGCCCGCGTGTGGAATTCCTCCATCGTGGGCACCTATTCACAGGCGCGTCAGGTTGACCCGAATAAGTTCTGATCCCGTCGACGGCCCGCCACCGCACCGTGCGCGGCGTGCCGCACCCGCCCGCCGCTCGCGTCCGATCATGGTGGCGGTGGCCATCGCCGTGCTGGCCGCGGTGGCTGGCGCGATCGCCTTCCTGGTGCCGGGGGGATCGACCCGCCCGGTCCCGGTGGCGGCACCCTCGTCGTCAGCCAGTCGCCCCTGCACGCAGGCGGGACGCGCGACAGTGGTCTTCCTCGACCCCGGCCACGGTGCCGACCTGCCGGCGACACGGGCCACATCGGGCGGCAGCCAGGGCATCTACTCCGGTGAGAACACCTCGCAGGGCAACGAGCCCGCGGACGTCTTCGCGGTGGCCCTCGACGCGAAGGCGCAACTGGAGCGCGCCGGTTACGTCGTCGTGCTGTCACGCGACGGTGATCCCGACCCGGCGCGCCAGACACTGTGGCAGAAGGGACTACGTGCCGAGACCGCGATGGGGGGAGCGCCGGCAGACATCGGCGTGTCGATCCACACCGACCTGCCCGACACGGTGGGTGCCGGCCAGATCTACTACGACCAGCTCGGGGGATTCCGCACCAACACCTCCGACGGGTTGACCGCCCGGTTCACCGATGAACGCAGCGCGGCCCTGAGCAGGCAATATGCCCAACAGTTCCTGACGGCCCGTCAGGAGCTCGGGGCGGGCGCCATCGCGATGACGCCGGGCCATGACTTCCCGGCCGGGCGTGGGCTGGGATCGTGGGGCGACATCCCGATCATCATGCTCACCGCCCAACAGGTGCCCTGGGTGTACAACGAGGCGCCGCGGACCAGCGCGAACGGGTTGTCACCGGCCGACCGGGCGAACTACGCCTCGGCGATCGTGCAGGGCGTCGAACGCTCACTGGGCCCCGTCGTGGGGACCGGCACCTGCAGCTAGGTCCTGCGGGCTGCCACGCAGCAGCAGGCGTGGATCAGGCGATGACGTCGCCCGGACGCACCTCGCTGGGCACGCCGATCACCACCGCGCCGGGGGCGACGTCCTTCACCACCAGGGCGTTGGCGCCGATCTTGGCATCATCGCCGATGGTGATGTCACCGATGATCTTCGACCCGGCGCCCAACAGGACGCGATCGCCGATCGTGGGGTGGCGCTTGAAATGGCCACGGGAACGTCCGCCCAGGGTCACCTGGTGGTACATCAACACGTCATCGCCCACGATGGCGGTCTCGCCGATCACCACGCCCATGCCATGGTCGATGAAGAAGCGCCTACCAATGGTGGCCCCCGGATGGATCTCGATGCCGGTCATGAAGCGCGCGAACTGGCTGAGCAGGCGTGCCGGGAACTTCAGGGCTCCGCTCGTCTCCCACATGACATGGGCGATGCGGTACATCCAGATCGCGTGGAGGCCGGAGTAGACCAGCACGATCTCGAACTTCGAGCGCGCGGCGGGGTCTTCGCGCTGGGCGGCAAACAGGTCCTCGTTGAGACGGTCGAGGATGTTGCGAATCGAGATACTCACGAGTCCATCAAACCGGCAAACAGGGGCGTGGACAAATAGCGTTCACCGAAATCAGGGATGATTGCCACGATCGTCCGGCCGCGATACTGCGGACGTGCCCCGACTTCGAGTGCTGCCGCTACCGCGGCGCCCGATGAGATGCCTGCCAGGATGCCTTCCTCGGCGGCCAGACGCCTCGCCATCGCGAGGGCTTGGTCGGTGGTCACCGACAGCACCTCATCGACCACAGCGGCGTCATAGGTGTCGGGCACGAAGTTGGCGCCGATGCCCTGGATGCCATGGGCCGCGGCCCTGCCGCGCGACAGCAGGGGCGACTCGTCGGGCTCCACGGCGTACACGTCGACGCGCGGATCCTGCTCCTTCAGATAGCGTCCCGCACCACTGACGGTGCCACCGGTTCCGACGCCGGACACCAGTGCCGCCACCTCGCCGTCGGTGTCATTCCAGATCTCCGGGCCGGTGGTCGCGTGGTGTGCCGCGGGGTTCGCGGCGTTGGCGAACTGGCTGGCCAGCACGCCACCACGCTCGGCGGCGATGCGCTCGGCGGCCGTGACCGCACCCCGCATCCCCTCCACGGCGGGGGTGAGCACGAGCTCGGCGCCCAGGGCGCGCAACACGGCGCGGCGTTCCCTGCTCATCGACGCCGGCATGGTGATCACCACGTGGTAGCCGCGGGCGGCGCCCACCATCGCGAGCGCGATCCCGGTGTTCCCGCTGGTGGCCTCGACGATGGTGCCGCCGGCCCCCAGCGCGCCCGATTTCTCCGCGGCGTCCACGATGGCCACCCCGATGCGGTCCTTGACGGAGTTCGCCGGGTTGTAGAACTCAAGTTTGGTCAGCACGACGGCGTCCGTGTCGTTCACATGGTTGAGCCGCACAAGCGGAGTGCGTCCCACTACCTCGGTGACATCGTGGTAGATCATGCCAAGAATCCTAGGCTCGTCGATCCGGTGCCGGGCGGGCGGGGCGGACCCCCGGGAACCGGGCCACCTGAACTGATGCGGAAGGGATTTCACATTCAGGCCATGTGACCGGTAACATGATGTGAAAGGGAACCCCCCCCGCTGCACTGTCGCAACGCCATATCCCCGCTCTTGCCTGACCTTTGACATAGGAGTCCGAAGATCATGAGTTCTGCACCCAAGCCCCCAGAAACATATGTCGTCGGCGTCGACTACGGCTCCCTGTCGGGCCGGGCCGTGGTGGTCCGCGTGCGCGACGGCCGCGAGATGGGCGACGAGGTCTTCGAATACCCCCACGCGGTGATGGACGAGGTGCTTGACGCCACCGGCCACCAGCTGCCCCCCGACTGGGCCCTGCAGGACGCCAATGGCTACATCGAGGTGCTCAAGCACGCCGTTCCGGCCCCGTGGCCGCCTCCGGCGTCGATCCCGCGCGGATCGTGGGCATCGGCACCGACTTCACCGCCTGCACGATGGTGCCCACCACCGCCGGGGGCGTGCCGCTGCACGACCTGCCGCAGTTCCGTGAGCGTCCCCACGCCTATGTGAAGCTGTGGAAGCACCACGCCGCCCAGCCCCAGGCGGACCGCATCAACGAGCTCGCCCATGCGCGTCGTGAGCCCTGGATCAACCGCTACGGCGGCCTGATCTCCAGCGAATGGGAATTCGCCAAGGGCCTGCAACTGCTCGAGGAGGACCCGGAGGTCTACGCCGCCACCGAACGCTGGGTGGAGGCCGCCGACTGGATCGTGTGGCAATTGGGCGGCACCTATGAGCGCAATGCCTGCACCGCCGGATACAAGGGCATCCTGCAGGAAGGCCACTACCCGTCGCGCGAGTTCCTGGCGGCCCTCAACCCGGCCTTCGAGGACTTCGTCGACGACAAGCTCGACCATCCGATCGGACAGCTGGGCGATGTCGCCGGGCACCTGACCGCCCGGGCCGCCGCATGGACCGGACTCCCGCAGGGCATCGCCGTGGCCGTGGGCAATGTCGATGCCCACGTCACCGCTCCCGCCGCCCGGGCCATCGCCCCGGGCCGCATGGTGGCGATCATGGGCACCTCGACCTGCCATGTGATGAACCATGACGAGCTGCGCGAGGTACCCGGGATGTGCGGCGTGGTCGACGGGGGCATCACCAAGGGATCCTTCGGCTATGAGGCCGGACAATCCGGAGTGGGCGACATCTTCGCGTGGTTCACCCGGGAACTCGGGGCGCCGAGGCCCGGGACGCCGCCGATGAGGCCGGGGTCTCCCTGCACGAATACCTCACGGCGCTGGGGGCCATGAAGCCGACCGGCAGCCATGGCCTGCTGGCCCTGGACTGGCAGAGCGGCAACCGTTCGGTGCTGGTCGACCATGAGCTGTCGGGCCTGATCATCGGACTCACCCTGCAGACCCCACCCGAGGACGTCTACCGGGCCCTGCTGGAGTCAACGGCCTTCGGTACGCGCAAGATCATCGAGACCTTCAACGAATCGGGGGTGCCGGTCCGCGAGTTCATCGCGGCCGGCGGGCTGATCAAGAACCGGGTGCTCATGCAGCTCTACAGCGATGTGTTGCACATGCCGATCTCCATCATCGATTCCGAGCAGGGGCCCGCACTCGGCTCGGCCATCCACGCGGCCGTCGCGGCGGAGGCCTACCAGGACGTGCAGCAGGCGTCC
The window above is part of the Propionibacterium freudenreichii subsp. freudenreichii genome. Proteins encoded here:
- a CDS encoding N-acetylmuramoyl-L-alanine amidase, which translates into the protein MVAVAIAVLAAVAGAIAFLVPGGSTRPVPVAAPSSSASRPCTQAGRATVVFLDPGHGADLPATRATSGGSQGIYSGENTSQGNEPADVFAVALDAKAQLERAGYVVVLSRDGDPDPARQTLWQKGLRAETAMGGAPADIGVSIHTDLPDTVGAGQIYYDQLGGFRTNTSDGLTARFTDERSAALSRQYAQQFLTARQELGAGAIAMTPGHDFPAGRGLGSWGDIPIIMLTAQQVPWVYNEAPRTSANGLSPADRANYASAIVQGVERSLGPVVGTGTCS
- the epsC gene encoding serine O-acetyltransferase EpsC, with amino-acid sequence MSISIRNILDRLNEDLFAAQREDPAARSKFEIVLVYSGLHAIWMYRIAHVMWETSGALKFPARLLSQFARFMTGIEIHPGATIGRRFFIDHGMGVVIGETAIVGDDVLMYHQVTLGGRSRGHFKRHPTIGDRVLLGAGSKIIGDITIGDDAKIGANALVVKDVAPGAVVIGVPSEVRPGDVIA
- the cysK gene encoding cysteine synthase A, producing the protein MIYHDVTEVVGRTPLVRLNHVNDTDAVVLTKLEFYNPANSVKDRIGVAIVDAAEKSGALGAGGTIVEATSGNTGIALAMVGAARGYHVVITMPASMSRERRAVLRALGAELVLTPAVEGMRGAVTAAERIAAERGGVLASQFANAANPAAHHATTGPEIWNDTDGEVAALVSGVGTGGTVSGAGRYLKEQDPRVDVYAVEPDESPLLSRGRAAAHGIQGIGANFVPDTYDAAVVDEVLSVTTDQALAMARRLAAEEGILAGISSGAAVAAALEVGARPQYRGRTIVAIIPDFGERYLSTPLFAGLMDS
- a CDS encoding FGGY-family carbohydrate kinase produces the protein MGIGTDFTACTMVPTTAGGVPLHDLPQFRERPHAYVKLWKHHAAQPQADRINELAHARREPWINRYGGLISSEWEFAKGLQLLEEDPEVYAATERWVEAADWIVWQLGGTYERNACTAGYKGILQEGHYPSREFLAALNPAFEDFVDDKLDHPIGQLGDVAGHLTARAAAWTGLPQGIAVAVGNVDAHVTAPAARAIAPGRMVAIMGTSTCHVMNHDELREVPGMCGVVDGGITKGSFGYEAGQSGVGDIFAWFTRELGAPRPGTPPMRPGSPCTNTSRRWGP
- a CDS encoding FGGY-family carbohydrate kinase, which translates into the protein MKPTGSHGLLALDWQSGNRSVLVDHELSGLIIGLTLQTPPEDVYRALLESTAFGTRKIIETFNESGVPVREFIAAGGLIKNRVLMQLYSDVLHMPISIIDSEQGPALGSAIHAAVAAEAYQDVQQASDHMGQLREHVYVPDPAASAIYDRLYADYVTLHDYFGRGGNDVMHRLKALRRETLADEVARDAAPGDQSRISDDAPVATTGVMEGTLS